The genomic region GTCAAAGCATCGACCAGCCAGAGATTTAGGAGATATTAAAGCAAACCTATCAGGTGTGATGAGCTCTCTTCACGACTGGAGCAAAAGGAATTTTGGTTCTATCACAAAGAAAATAAAGGACCTTCAGAATAAAATTCAGGCTATCAGTCACCGTAATGACAGTTTTGGAAATTCTGAGCGAAAGCGGCTAAGAAAGGAACTAGATGACCTACAAGATAAAGAAGAGATTGCTTGGCGGCAAAGATCAAGAGTGGAGTGGCTGAAGGAGGGTGATCGAAATACAAATTATTTTCATCGAAAAGCTACCCGGCGCGCAAAGAAAAACTCTATCCGGAAGCTTCAAGATGAGGCGGGTAACATTATTGACAAAAAAGAGGATTTGGAAGACATGGCCACAAGTTTTTTCCAGGAGCTCTTCACCAAAGATAATCAGATCGAACCTAAGATTATTCTTGACCATGTCCAAGGCCGGGTTAATGCTGCTATGAATGATACGTTATGTAAAGAATTCACCGATGATGAGATTGCAAATGCTTTATTCCAAATCGGGCCACTAAAAGCACCTAGGGCAGATGGCTTCCCGGCTCGTTTTTTCCAGAGACACTGGGCTACATTAAAAGATGATATTATTCAGGCTGTAAAGAATTTTTTTTCGGATGGAGTTATGCCGGATGGGGTGAATGATACAGTTATTGTCCTTATTCCAAAGAAGAAAGATCCAGTTAATTTGAAGGATTTCAGACCAATAAGTTTATGCAATGTTGTTTATAAAATCATCGCTAAGTGTCTGGTAAATCGCCTTAGACCTTTGCTCGACGATATTATATCCCCCACCCAAAGTGCATTCATTCCTGGGAGGATGATTACGGATAACGCCTTAATAGCCTTTGAGTGTATAAATACCATGCAAAAGTCCTGTGATGCCAAAGGATCGTTTTGCGCTTACAAATTAGATCTGACAAAAGCGTATGATCGTGTGGACTGGAACTACCTTGAGGGGGTTCTGAGGAAATTTGGCTTTGCAGACCAATGGATCAGATGGACGATGAGTTGTGTGACGTCAGTCAGGTATGCCGTGAGAATGAACGGGACTATCCTCCTTTTCGCCTTCTCGGGGCCTGCGTCAAGGTGACCCGTATTCTCCTTACCTATTTCTGCTCGTCGCCGATGGTCTCTCTACTCTGCTACAATCGGAGATCAACACCGGTCATATTCAGGAGTTCAAAATCTGCAGAGGGGCGCCTGGCATTTCTCACTTACTATTCGCGGATGATAGCCTGTTATTCTTTAAGGCGAATCAGGACCAAGCCTCGAGAATTAAGAATGTACTAACGAGGTATGAAAAGGCTATGGGTCAACTGTTAAGTCCTAGTAAATGCTCTATCATGCTTGGCAAATCCTGTAGTCAGGAGGAAGGAAAGAGAGTGGCACAGATCCTGGGTGTTCAGAAAATTGATTTTGAAGAAAAGTATCTGGGACTGCCGGTCCCTGAAGGAAGGATGAAGAATGATAAATTTCAGCCCATTAAAGAGCGTTCATTGAAGAGATGTACGGATTGGTGTGAGAGATATTTATCCAGTGCGGCTAAGGAGAGCCTCATAAAATCGGTACTCCAGACACTATCTACCTATGCCATGAGTGTGTTCAAATTTTCTGCAGGCCTGTGTGAGGAGCTGTCATAGATCACCGGAAACTTTTGGTGGGGGGACGAAAATGATAGAAGGAAGATACACTGGCTTGCCTGGGATAAGTTGCTAATGCCAAAAGAGAAGAGAGGTATGGGATTCCGGGACCTCCGCTTATTTAATCAAGCCCTCCTGGCGAAGCAGGCTTGGCGGCTTATCCAATTTCCGGACAGCTTATGTGCGAGACTGCTAAAGGCAAAATATTACCCACATGGCAATCTTGCTGATACTGCTTTTATCCAGAACGCGTCACCGTGCTGGCAAGGAATCTGTCATGGTTTGGATCTCCTTAAGAAAGGCATCGTTTGGAGGATTGGTGTAGGTGATAAAGTCAGAGTGTGGAGAGATAATTGGATCCCAAGGGGAAATTTAAAAATCACTGGGAAACAATCTCATACTAGGATAAAGTGGGTCTCCGAGCTGATCGATCCAGTGACAAGGACATGGAATGAGGAACTGATTAGGAAAATATTACTACCTCATGATGTTGACGAAGTGCTAAAAATTCGCCTCCCACAGTCTACCTCTGAGGATTTTATAGCATGGCACTTTGAACGCTCAAGTGTCTTTTCGGTTCGCAGTGCGTACAGGCTAGCCGTTAATGACAAGGAGGCGAATCGAGATTTGGGACAAAGCAGTACGGCGCCAACTGGAGAAAGAAAGATTTGGAGCGTGCTTTGGAAAGCAAATGTTCCTCCCAAGATTAGAAATTTTGGGTGGCGACTGGCGACGGAATCACTCGGAGTTCAGACAAGTAGACATAAGAGAGGGTTGGAGCTATTCCCTACATGCTCTATCTGTGGGATGGAACCAGAAGATGGATATCACGCAGTCATGAGATGCACAAAAGCTAAAGCCCTTCCTGACACCATGCGTGAGGTCTGGAACCTTCCCCGGGACACTGATCTCACATGTACGGGGCGTGAGTGGGTCCTTCTAACTCTTGataaggcgagtgaggaggagcGTACACACCTCCTCTTCATCTGGTGGCGAGCATGGCACCTTAGAAATAACATTATATTTGGTGACGGGAAAGATACAATAAAGGCATCAGCAGAATTCCTACAAAGTTATGCTAGCTCCTATGCGGCGATCAGAGCGGGACCGTCGCTACCTGACTttaaaggaaaaggaaaagtgATGCCAGACATTTCATTCCGTGAGACTAAACAGAGAGTTGCAGATTCTCAATGGGCCAGTCCTAACTCAGGTTGGCTCAAACTaaatgttgatgcaagctttattCAGGAGACAAACCATGGAGCTTGGGGGGCGGTTCTACGAGATACAAATGGGGCGGTGATTGGATCTGCTTGGAACATAATCCGTAACTGCGCTAATGCTGAGGCGGCCGAAGCTGAAGCCTGTCTTGAAGGAATCCGAGATACCATGCAGTTCATAGACCGGCCAGTAGTTATTGAGAGCGACTGTGTGAATGTCATCCAACAAACTTCTTCAAAGGACTTTAATAGATCTCCCATTGGTAGCTTGTGTAGGGAAATACAGAGTTTGCTGGGCCAACTCCCTGATTTTACTATTGCTAAGATCTCTAGAAATGGCAATAGGGTTGCCCACGCTCTCGCTAGTTTTGGTAGGAGTGGTGTGAATAAGGGTGTGTTGATCGCTTCAGTTCCAGCCTGCGTGTTGCGACTGGTCGATGATGATTGTAATGAACCTATGTTGATTATTTAATATAATACAcacctttttcaaaaaaaaacagagACCGTACCTAACGCAAGCAAGCGGGCTAGCCACACCGCCGTGCAATATGGATAACAGTTTTTTCTTTAAGGGAGAATAACAGTTTTTTTTTCTAGGATCGAATACCAGCTTTTTTTTCTATGTACTAACCGCGGGGCAAAGGGCTGCAGATAGTGCAGCCCATTTTGCACCTCTttgttttttaaatttatttgtAAATTATAATCTCAGTAATAGAAACAACATTTCAATATCTGTGTTTATAAATATTTTAACTGTAAAtgaaataatatatttttaaatattGTTCACGTATTATttataaatattcatatatttaaaaaataataTGAATTGTAGAAAATGTCTATACATTTTATATGCTAAACATAGTTTCAAAATTTCAATTCAAAAAACTATTTTACTTATACAAACATTTTATAATTATACGCATGTTTGTATAGTTCAATGTTTGTATAATTAAAAATATTTATCATTTAAAATTAATCTGGTCATGTGAATAAtcattttgtataatttaaatataAGCTGCAAGTGTATAATATTTATGTATTCATCAAACATTTTCATTTAATAAACATGTAATTTCATTAATTGTCTGTACTAACTAAaaacaatatttttttatataatacACGGATGTATATTTGAATGTTTTGTTTACTCATAATCGTCTGTATATATAACATTTATATCACACAAACATTTGTACATAATGTTTATTAATTAAGTTTTACGAATAAATTTAGAAAATGAACATGGCAAAATGGGCCGCACTATCTACAATCCATTTAAGCTCCACATGTAGGTCAGATACATAAAATGTTATTATCAAGATTTATGAACGGAACGTGATCGGTGGAGTGGCTAGCcagatactcccttcgtccggaaatacttgtcatcaaaatggatagaagaggatgtatctagatgtatttttgttctagatacatatgtttttatctattttgatgacaagtattttcaaacggagggagtatcttgctAGGTGTAGGCCGTGGTTAGAGACGTAGCGGTCTTAGTTTCCGTTTAGTTTGCACTCTCTTCCTGGCAGGTGGGAAGGTGGGACTCACTGGTCATAGCGGTGGGAAAAAAATGTCACCACGTcaacaagttttttttttgaaaaaatatatttCGAGGGCGTTTTCATAAAAATCAGGCCACATGCCCCTTCTCGCCGGTCCAGTGGCTGACAGCAAGCCCCACGCGCCTAGTCAGCGCTGATTTCGTATACAAACGAGATAAGCATTGTATTTTCACGTCCAAGTCAAGTTTCTGCACCATTTTGATGTACACCACAACTTCTAGCACAAAAGTGATCGTTTCGTTCAAGTTCTAGCACCGCTAGTGTAATTGACTCATTCTTAAACTTCAattgttttggaatggagggagtctGTCACCCATTGCAAGGTATAATCATGGAGAACGAGTCAGTCTGGCAgggtttttttttcgaaacggaggcaaaagaattgcgtcatcgattaattaagaagaagagaattgcccagttagtttacagaaaaccgggctaaaaccaaTACAATCAGACCATAATTGGACTACTCACCAATCATGAGATCCCATGAGTACACCTGCAACTCACCAAACCCTCCCAACATACTACAAACATAACTCGTGACGCTTGTACACCACGGTTGAACCCAACAAGAACATCCCAACAAAAGATAGTGGACCACACCAAAACCACAATGACGACCCAACCCGTGAGGAGGGCCAGTCGCGAGGATGAGCCGAGGGACCGAGAATCATCCACTAAGCAGCCGCGGGCACCTTACCTATGACGCCACTCTTCTTGCTTTTGCACCTTAGTGACTTCTCCTGCACTAAACCGGTCCGAGGGCAATCGCTCGCCTTCTTGCATTTGCCTTGAATGTCGATCCTATCAGGAGGCAGGCAATTGCCCTTCCAGTTTCAGGACTAATAGCCTCCACACTAGCGAGCAAGTCACAAAGCTCTTTTGCAAAGAGAGCATTCGAAGTATCCGTCGGCGGGGGTGGAACGGGTGCCAAAATCACATGTGAGCGCCCAAGCGAGTTCACCTCACTCTGCTCACATGTCACAGTTGAATCATGTCCCTCACTCGTGGTTGCTTGCGTGTCCACCATCGTTTGCTCCATTGATAGAGGCAAATCAGAGCTCGCACATATCACCTGAAGCTCGGGCATCACCTGCAGCACCGGAGGCACAACTACGGCAATGGTCCCGCCCTCAGCGGTAGACAACACAGTGGGCAAGGCAGACGAAGGTGACGAGTTGTCCACAGCTCTAGGGGAGAAACAACCACAGAGCTCCGCAACACTATTCTCCACTGAGCCACCAACATCGACCTCACTAGGAGGACGTGGCGTAGGAGCGGATTGCAACACAGCCGGGACAAGAGAGAGCTTTCCCAGAGCAGCGTCTGCTCGCTCCAGAAAGCTCCCAACGCGCACCAGGAGCTCCGCCTGCGCTGCTATAGTGGACCGGAGCAGTACATCGGATGGGGTTCCCGACTCAACGTGAGTGGAAACGGCCGATGCCCAGGACCTGCGGTGAAGCACCTTGGAGGGGAGCTGGGATTTCATCGGACCCTCACAAGAAGCTAGAGCTGCGCAATGCTCATTGTCAAGGCGAGACCGTGGCGGCATGGCAAGGCATGCAAGAGAGCTGAATGGACGCTAAGCATTGTGACACCCACGCGCCCAGTGGCCATTCTCCAAACAGCGGGAGCACCTCAAGGGACTTGACTATGGAAAATCGAACATTTTTTGTGGCTATTTATGTTTGTTATCATGGCAAGTTTAGTTTGTAAGCATTGCAAATCCGCTCTCAGTTTGTTTTTTGCCAGAAAATTGCCGTGCTtgccaactaaacttgccatcctcTTGTCGGCCAAAGTTGCCATAAAAACACGTTCGATTTGTCATGATCAAATTCCAAACGTTCGGATTTTATCATTTCTGAAtcaaaaagaaaagaagagaacTTCCCACGAGTTCAACTTTCAACACATGTATTGCTGTAGAATGACCTCCTTTTCCTCCAAAGCTGAAGGAGCTTCCTTTTCTTCCTGGCAAAGTGAAAAAATATTACAAAGGCAAAGAGAAATGACAAACTATTGATGGGCAGCGATGCCAACTTTGCTTAGCTGATTTTCTTTCCACAGTATCCCATGCTTGCGGAGTTGTAATGGAAAACACAAAGCCAATCATTCATGAGCAGACCTGCAACAACACCCTATTAGTTTGAAATACCCCTGCATTTTACTGGCGCCTCTCACTACAGGCTCGCTGCTCATCGCCAGAGAAGTAGACCATGTTGCGGGCAGCCGCCTCCCGCCTCCTCATCCCCCGGCCGTCCTCTCCGGCAGGGGTCACGGCGGCATGTACTGTGCGGAACCTCCGCCGTCTCACACCGGTGAGGCCGGAGCCGCGCCCAGCAGAGGTGGAGTTCACGCCAGCGGAAGCTCAGCGAATGGTGCGGCTTGTTGGACTCGAGGTGCTCAAGAGGCGGCTGCGGAGCCGGGAGGACGAGGTGGTACCATACGCCGAGTTCCTGGACGCGTGCGTGGATGCCGGcgcggccccgacgcgccgccAGGCAGAGGGACTGGCGGGGGCGATGGACCAGTCCGGCAGCGTGGTGCTCTTCCGGGGAATGGTCTATCTCCATCCCGAAAAGGTGACGCTTACATCATTGCTAACATTCTTGTTCTTCACTTCAGTACCTGAACCTCAACTAGGTTTCTCAATCTTTTCTCTGTTTTTTCATAGAAGTTCATATTTGCTACACTTTTCATTTTTGTCATGCCCTAACTGAGGATGCGAACCTGCCGCCACATTATCTCAATACATCTTCGAGATGTCAAACTAGACTCATTGACATTTGAGAGACAAGAATATGCATTAACAAAGAATTATCGACTGGGACGGCAAGTGAGTAAACGGTATCGAAGTTTGAGAGTGTATTCCAACCGGTTTTGAAACCAGGGCCAGTTTCAGGGTCGGAATGTGCACTTTTCAACACAATTCAACATAGACTTTCACAATATTTGACCGACCAAAAATGCTCTTGCAATAGTTGAACCTACTAGTTAGCTATTTTTGTTGAAGTTGACGATCAGTAAACCGTCAGCCTCCACCGCACCCCCCAATGTCTAGACTAGATATGATCTAAAGGTAGATAGATGATGGAGGCAACTTGTTGGTGATGCTATCTCCAAATGCTTCTTAGCCTTTCATACCTGTTGGTTGTGGATTTGATCTCCTCTCTGCCGAGGCCTTCGGATCCTTATATAGTCGATTTTGTGTCATACATAGTTATTCACTGCCCATTGTCCGTTATACAATTTTCAGCTGACACATTTATATTTGTTACCGGCCGCCCTTAGATCGTTGACCTGGTTAGAAGCGCCGTGCCGCCTGTACTCGAGATAGAGAATGACGCGAGAACACAAGAGTTTGAGCTACTGAAGAAAAGGAAAGGAGAGATCGACCGGCAGGCGTGCAAGCAAGTAAGGAGAATCCTCTGGTCTGGCTTCTGGTTCGTGCAAGCCACGGTCGGCCTCTGCTTCCGCTTCACATTCTGGGAGTTCACGTGGGACGTTGTAGCGCCGATCACCTTCTTCGTGGCCGGCGCCCACCTGCTTTCCGGCTACGCCTATTTCCTCATCACCTCGCGCAACCTGTCATATCGAACCTACATGGAGAGGCTGTTTAAATTAAGGAGGAGAAGGCTTTGCACGAAGTATGGTTTTGACATGGAGAAGTACCTGGAGGTGGAGAGGCACATGAGGTGTCCTCTGGGAGGTGATTATTCTCAAGGTAGTAAGCTTCATTCATAACTATAGCACCACCAGTAAATTTCTCAGTCGTTTGTGACCTTCTTTTAAGACCAAATTTTATATCGACTGGTCAACAGCTGCTACCAAAGCAATCTTCGGAGAAATCGAGCGACGGATGCAGGACGAGGTGATCAGCCATGGCGAGCCCCTCGGTGCGTTGATGGAGAGCGGCCTCATGCCCACGGAGGCGGAGGCACTCGTGCAGAAGATGGACGAGATGAGCTTGGTGCTGCTCGTCAGGGGAAAGACCTACCTCAACCACAAGAAGGTGATATCACAAAGTTGTTAGGTTCTCCATTTACACCTCTCTCTAATACCTAAAACCATGCACCGAAACACTTCAAATTCTCTAAGGGAGACTAATATTGCATGGAAAAGATATATAAATTCACATGATGAAAATAATAGCATCAGATCTGTGGTGAAAAATATCGCCATTTATGACCTTGCAGTAACATATTCATATAACAGATCAGCAATCAAAGTTACGTATTGAAAAGTTTGTTCAGATCACGTGCTGGCCAATAGTATCTGTGTGTTATCATATCAATTGCACATTGGACCAAAGTATCGTGCCTGctttttcactttgccatagtTTATAAAAAAACTGCTCACTTTCCACATTGCCACATTGGAGTTGTTAACTTTGCTTTGCTGTAGCGCCACATTGCTCTTGAGGAGTGACTTTTATGCCATGGCTTAAAAAGTCCCTATAGCTGTTACATATAAAATGAAGAGAAAAGTATTTTTTTAGTCCCTCAAGTTTCCAAAAAGTACACACTTGGTCCCTAAAGATTTTTTGGTAtacatttggtccctcaagttTCAAAACCAGGTAAGTTTGATCCTAAACCAGATTTTGACCCCTTTAACCGTGTTTGACCGGGTCAAACCCGTCAGATGAACAGTAAACTcgatttttttattaaaaaatcCCAAATTTTTTGCAGTCCAATATGCTTACATGTGCAAGGTCCGACCGAATTTTTGTGGTCTTTTGACACTCGAGGAGATCGTGAAAAAAAAAATccgatgaatagtaaattcaattttttttaaaaaaatcacaaagtTCTGAAATTTTTTGGGGTCGAATATGCGTACATGCGCAAGGTGTGAccaatttgtttttgattttcttgggatttttttcagattttttgatttttttcgaatttactgttcatcggaCGTAgatattatttttttgccacgatcTCCTTGAGTGTCGAAAGATCATGAAATTTTGATCGCACCTTGCGCATGTACGCATATTTTAccccaaaaaaattcagatttttttgaaccATTTTTTATTTATTCTCGCAATTTAATGTCAGTTTACTGTTCATCTAGCAGGTTTGACCCGGTCAAACCAGGTCAATGGGGTCAAAATCTGGTTTAGGACCAAACTTACccggttttgagacttgagggACCAAATGTATACAAAAAAATCTTGGGGGACCAAGTCTGTACTTTGTGGAAACTTGAGGGActaaaaacatacttttctctaaAAGGAATAATATCAAGGAATTGTTCCATTTGCAGATTGCGGACCTGATCAGAAGGGCCGTGCCGTTTGCGCTTGCCGCGGAGGACGACGTGAGAAAAGACGAATTCAGACAACTCCAGATGAAGATGCAAGAGATAGACGGCATGGCGCACAGGCACGCCGTGCGGATTCTATGTTTTGGCTTCGCGTCATTCATACTCCAGTTTGCCCTCTTCTTCCACCTTACGTTCTGGGAGTTCTCTTGGAGTATCATGGAGCCGCTCGCCTACTTCTTGGCCGGACTCCAGCTGATTTTCTGCTACGGCTATTTCCTGCGTACCGCGAGCAATCCGACGTTACAGGACTTTAAGCGGAGGCTGTTCTTGGCAAGGAGGAGAAAGCTATGTGCCAAGCATAGTTTTGATATGGACAGGTATCTTAAGTTGCAGAGACACTCCAGGGGTCCTCCTGAAGGTGATTATTGATCTCAAGGTTGTAAGCATTATGGGTTTTAAGTTCTGACACCAGACCTGAATGTCTCAGTTATTACCTCATGCTGATAGTGTCCCCTCTATTTTTTAGAATGGCTGCCTTTGGGTTTCTTTAATTAACGAAAGAATTACATTACTGTTTGCTACGAAAGCGATCCTGACATGAATCAGCAGTCACCTACCAGATTAACCTTAGATCCTTAACTGTAGTTAATTCCCCTGGTATGGACGCATTGCTGCAACTCATGAAAAACTAAACCCAAGGAACCAATCCCACTTGGTTGGGGATGTAAATGTACAAACCCAGCATCTAATTTCAAGTCTGCTGATGCGAGTTTAGAATTCTATTTATGTTGCCGGGGTTCTTGTAAGTTTCTCATACAAAAAGCTAGGTCCATGCCCCATGAACCAAAACTGTTGTTTGTTAGTGTCGCcgtgttatggcgctgctagaaggagggcgcgagagggccggacGGGGGCcgttttgcccacggccgggcaagagggaaaggatttccttcttaattcttgcttgattagattgatacatctcctctttttatatagagaggtttacttgacccctaagcaagcgacccttatctctaattaaccctaagactaacgggttcattaggcccattacgtactcttaCACTACACCACATCCGGACATGCAGCTTGTTCTCTAGATGCAGCCTacccaacttataaccatgactcgacgcaacacaaacctaacacctaaaaataagtcttttacatctcggcttgttttattattctcaacctgaaatggactagGACGCTTTACTTTGGACCCCTTAACCAAAAGTGGACACCATCTgcacgtcggacgtgcacgtgtacagccacctggatcccatggacaccacctgaACAAAAGGAGTGCATGAGTATGAtcacctggaagtggtcgcaagagtgaccagcagaggcgccctcacggcggccggtggcggaatgcagtggtgctacgcggtgcgctGCTGTCGGTGACACCGTGCCTTCTCCCTGCCggacggctgttggtctgcaccATAGAGgaaagagtggagggcttgcgatggacaatgacgaggaggggtgcgcccccccagccgccgatgtcgcagactttgaggtcgctgcccgcgGGGAAAACAGTAGGCCCGCCGCCCTTGGGGGAAActgcatgcccaagatccccgacccaacggatgagatcgaggtcctctgcgcagcgaagggcaacttggaggagaGGCACATGTAGACCACGCATCTCCtgcacacgccgacgcgctaggaggccgtgcgcagcagcctgcagcctcaccgccgccgacacgtggtGGGTAGTGATCCAAGAAGGAAGCGATGACGGTGACGGCGGAGACTGGACTTGGTGGAGCGGGACTCCAGCCGGCGCGATCGATGCGGGAccggagctgaccggcggtggctgctgcagctgcagcAGCTGCTGCGGTGGCGCAccgggcagcggcagcggctgctgcggcggagcgccgggcacggcggaggccgccaggagctGTGGCTGCCACGACAGCCAGGGttgggcggtggtggcgatggatggcagctgcagtgGCCCGACGAGCGCGGCaaaggccgcctggtgcggcggctgccacgacAGCCACGGCGGCACGGGGGCGGCGATGGGCGCTGGAAGCGCGACGGGAGCCGGCGTCGGCCActgtggggcggcggcggcaactGCAGCATCCCAGCGAACACCGCGGAGGCCCCTGGATGCGGCGAGTACCATGGCAGGGTCGGCGGCCCAATGGTGACGGTCGgcagcaggggcggcggcggcccgtagGGGCTGGCCAGGTACAGCCGGATCCCCTGAACGGCTGTGACGAGGTCGTTGAGGACCCCGGTGATCTCCTCCGCGGTGtaggcggcggccggtggtgcaGTGGCAGCGCTGGAGGATGCGACCAGCAGTGCGGACGGGGAGGGCAGCAGCGCGGTGTAGATGGCCAGCGGCGCGGTGGTGACGGTCGGCAGCGGAAGCGACGGTGtgggcggcggtgaagacatgatcggaactgagctatctgataccaaattgttattgcgctgctagaaggagggcgcgagagggccgacCGGGGGCcgttttgcccacggccgggcaagagggaagggatttccttcttaattcttgcttgattagattgatacatcttctctctttatatagagaggtttacttgactcccaagcaagacttacttgacccctaagcaagcgacccttatctctattTTTTTTGACGGGAAGGCCTTCACGGCTAGCTTTATTAATCAATCACACATAcatcgtttgctagagattttacAATAAACTCAGGGGGTGCGTCTACCCATACAGAGGGAGAGTTTGTACTTCCCCAACTAGCTAGCTCATGAGCAACTACATTTGACTCTCGATTACAATGCTCAATAGTTACCTTCCCGAACTCACGAAACAAGAATCTACATTCTTCTAAAACTGGGGCTGCCACCATAGCATGACCTTCATTCATCCGTAGAGCATCAACCACCACAATATTATCCATTCTCAGCATCACATTGTTGCAACCTAggatttggagaacttttatgCCTTCTAACAGAGCTGCAGCTTCCGCCGAGACGACATCCGGGATTTGCATGAGATAAGCTGTTGATGCGCCGATGAATTTCCCGCGGCTGTCTCTTACTACTGCTCCACACCCGCCTGTATGATCTTCAACATGAAACGATGCATCAACGTTTAGTACTTGTTGGATGGACAAAACAACAGGCCACTTGTTCAGTCAAGGTCTCTCCTTCGGTTTCCCTGCTGCCCGAACAAAATTTAGGCTTAGAGCCCGGATCGACATCGCAGTTTGTTCCGGCGAGTGGACAGTTTCTCCGCGCACAAATTGTCTCCGCTGCCACCAGATGTACCAGCTAGTTCCAGCAATAATCTCCGGCAATTCTATTGGGTCTGAGTATATACGCTGATGAGCTTCATCACATAAGAGAAAATCTATTATCGCTGCTCCAGAGCGGTCTAT from Triticum aestivum cultivar Chinese Spring chromosome 4A, IWGSC CS RefSeq v2.1, whole genome shotgun sequence harbors:
- the LOC123084257 gene encoding calcium uniporter protein 5, mitochondrial-like, with the translated sequence MLRAAASRLLIPRPSSPAGVTAACTVRNLRRLTPVRPEPRPAEVEFTPAEAQRMVRLVGLEVLKRRLRSREDEVVPYAEFLDACVDAGAAPTRRQAEGLAGAMDQSGSVVLFRGMVYLHPEKIVDLVRSAVPPVLEIENDARTQEFELLKKRKGEIDRQACKQVRRILWSGFWFVQATVGLCFRFTFWEFTWDVVAPITFFVAGAHLLSGYAYFLITSRNLSYRTYMERLFKLRRRRLCTKYGFDMEKYLEVERHMRCPLGGDYSQAATKAIFGEIERRMQDEVISHGEPLGALMESGLMPTEAEALVQKMDEMSLVLLVRGKTYLNHKKIADLIRRAVPFALAAEDDVRKDEFRQLQMKMQEIDGMAHRHAVRILCFGFASFILQFALFFHLTFWEFSWSIMEPLAYFLAGLQLIFCYGYFLRTASNPTLQDFKRRLFLARRRKLCAKHSFDMDRYLKLQRHSRGPPEGDY